One window of the Salvia splendens isolate huo1 chromosome 1, SspV2, whole genome shotgun sequence genome contains the following:
- the LOC121794211 gene encoding T-complex protein 1 subunit alpha-like, with protein sequence MAISSSTPDISGDRQSGQDVRTQNVMACQAIANIVKSSLGPVGLDKMLVDDIGDVTITNDGATILKMLEVEHPAAKVLVELAELQDREVGDGTTSVVIIAAELLKKANDLVRNKIHPTSIISGYRLAMREACKYVDDKLAVKVEKLGKDSLINSAKTCMSSKLIGGDSDFFASLVVDAVQSVKMTNARGEVRYPIKGINILKAHGKSARDSYLLKGYALNTGRAAQGMPLRVAPAKIACLDLNLQKTKMQMGVQVLVTDPRELEKIRQREADMTKERIEKLLNAGANVILTTKGIDDMALKYFVEAGAIAVRRVRKEDLRHVAKATGATAVSTFADMEGEETFDSSLLGYADEVVEERIADDDVIMIKGTKTSSAVSLILRGANDFMLDEMDRALHDAICIVKRTLESNTVVAGGGAVEAALSVYLENLATTLGSREQLAIAEFAESLLVIPKVLAVNAAKDATELVAKLRAYHHTAQTKSDKKHLSSMGLDLVKGVVRNNLEAGVIEPAMSKVKIIQFATEAAITILRIDDMIKLFKDESQNGED encoded by the exons atggcTATTTCGTCGTCGACTCCTGATATTTCCGGCGACCGGCAATCTGGCCAGGACGTTCGAACCCAAAATG TTATGGCGTGTCAAGCAATTGCGAATATTGTCAAGTCGTCGCTTGGTCCCGTTGGCCTCGACAAG ATGCTTGTAGATGATATCGGCGACGTAACAATCACTAATGATGGTGCCACAATACTAAAGATGCTTGAAGTTGAGCATCCTGCTGCCAAG GTGCTTGTTGAGTTGGCAGAATTACAAGACAGAGAAGTTGGAGATGGGACAACTTCCGTAGTCATCATAGCTGCAGAATTGCTTAAG AAAGCCAATGATTTAGTGAGAAATAAGATCCACCCAACATCAATAATTAGTGGTTACAGG CTGGCTATGAGGGAAGCATGCAAATATGTGGACGATAAACTGGCTGTAAAG GTTGAAAAACTTGGTAAAGATTCTCTTATAAACAGTGCCAAGACCTGCATGTCCTCAAAGTTGATTGGTGGTGATAGTGACTTCTTTGCAAGTCTG GTTGTTGATGCTGTACAATCAGTAAAGATGACAAATGCAAGAGGTGAAGTTAGATACCCAATCAAG GGAATCAATATTCTTAAAGCCCATGGGAAAAGTGCCAGAGATAGCTATCTATTGAAAGGATATGCTCTCAACACTGGCCGTGCTGCACAGGGTATGCCCCTGAGAGTAGCCCCTGCCAAAATTGCTTGCCTTGATCTTAATcttcaaaaaacaaaaatgcaAATGGGAGTCCAAGTTTTGGTCACTGACCCCCGGGAATTGGAAAAGATTCGTCAGAG AGAAGCTGACATGACAAAAGAACGTATTGAGAAGCTTCTTAACGCAGGAGCAAATGTTATTTTGACTACCAAAGGAATCGATGACATGGCACTTAAG TACTTTGTGGAGGCTGGTGCCATAGCTGTCAGACGTGTTCGCAAGGAAGACCTGCGCCATGTTGCTAAGGCAACTGGGGCTACTGCG GTCTCAACTTTCGCTGATATGGAAGGGGAAGAAACATTTGATTCTTCACTTCTAGGCTATGCAGATGAAGTAGTGGAGGAACGTATCGCTGATGATGATGTAATTATGATAAAAGGGACCAAAACATCAAGTGCG GTTTCCTTGATACTTAGAGGTGCCAACGACTTCATGCTCGATGAGATGGACAGGGCGTTACATGATGCTATATGCATTGTGAAGAGAACACTGGAATCTAATACA GTAGTTGCTGGTGGAGGTGCTGTTGAGGCCGCCCTATCTGTATATTTAGAGAATCTGGCTACCACCTTGGGATCCAGGGAGCAGTTGGCGATTGCAGAGTTTGCTGAATCCTTACTGGTTATACCAAAG GTTCTCGCCGTAAATGCTGCTAAAGATGCAACTGAGTTAGTTGCTAAACTACGAGCTTACCACCACACTGCGCAAACCAAATCAGATAAGAAACATTTATCAAG CATGGGTCTAGACTTGGTGAAGGGTGTCGTCCGCAACAATTTGGAGGCAGGAGTCATCGAACCTGCTATGAGCAAAGTGAAAATAATTCAG TTTGCTACTGAAGCTGCTATTACTATCCTTCGGATTGATGACATGATCAAACTTTTCAAAGATGAAAGTCAGAATGGCGAGGATTGA
- the LOC121797898 gene encoding GATA transcription factor 4-like, with the protein MDAYAALSVDDLLDLPNDEFLSSSSAATADFLLHHPSSSSAAEFEDSSNIPTNYSTDFTDIFRVPTEEAAELEWLSTYMDDSFTDFPASEIATASVDFHGRGRSKRSRAANGVNQGESAEVARRCTHCASEKTPQWRTGPMGPKTLCNACGVRYKSGRLVPEYRPAASPTFVLTQHSNSHRKVLELRRQKDLLLQQQQQQEEAYGRHFRVC; encoded by the exons ATGGATGCCTACGCTGCACTCTCCGTAGACGATCTCCTCGACTTACCAAACGATGAGtttctctcttcctcctccgccgccacgGCCGATTTCCTCCTCCACCATCCTTCATCCTCCTCCGCCGCGGAATTTGAGGACTCATCCAATATTCCTACTAACTACTCCACCGATTTCACCGACATTTTCCGCGTTCCT ACGGAGGAGGCGGCGGAGCTGGAGTGGCTGTCGACATACATGGACGATTCCTTCACCGATTTTCCGGCGAGTGAGATCGCGACCGCATCCGTCGACTTCCACGGCCGCGGTCGGAGCAAGCGATCGCGGGCGGCGAACGGCGTGAATCAGGGGGAGAGTGCGGAGGTGGCGCGTAGGTGCACGCACTGCGCGTCGGAGAAGACGCCACAGTGGAGGACGGGACCGATGGGGCCGAAGACGCTGTGCAACGCCTGCGGCGTGAGGTACAAGTCGGGGAGGCTGGTGCCGGAGTACAGGCCGGCGGCGAGCCCGACGTTCGTGCTGACTCAGCACTCGAACTCTCACCGGAAGGTTCTGGAGCTGCGGCGGCAGAAGGATCTGCTCctccagcagcagcagcagcaggagGAGGCGTATGGACGCCATTTCAGGGTATGCTGA